From Drosophila yakuba strain Tai18E2 chromosome 2L, Prin_Dyak_Tai18E2_2.1, whole genome shotgun sequence, one genomic window encodes:
- the LOC6526436 gene encoding myb/SANT-like DNA-binding domain-containing protein 4, whose amino-acid sequence MFAGKRVRARAKNFTIEEEEILENLILAHRDVIRSKQKDPVIWRKKSEAWKQIEADFALQTGMERPWQALREKYTNNLRMMRKNGTLSDEETQTDDAPESGQNLSISGVSSLAGAANNEESSTDFDPEHSRRDSPRSGSSEVKFAPNNSRYAADSPIYAVPSLKDESDDDEHSEEDTSNSLKDERLVLIKLQQEYYRCENARAAEKHKIEMEKQKYELEQRKVELRNMRLKSELLEAEIVEKRRKVGPKQSSS is encoded by the exons ATGTTTGCGGGCAAGCGAGTAAGGGCCCGTGCGAAGAACTTCACcatcgaggaggaggagatcCTGGAGAACCTGATCCTGGCGCACCGCGACGTCATCCGCAGCAAGCAGAAGGATCCGGTCATTTGGAGGAAGAAATCGGAGGCATGGAAGCAAATTGAGGCGGATTTCGCACTTCAAACCGGAATGGAGCGTCCTTGGCAGGCGCTGCGGGAGAAGTACACCAACAACCTGCGGATGATGCGCAAAAACGGCACACTGAGTGATGAGGAGACACAGACTGACGATGCACCGGAATCTGGGCAGAACTTGTCCATTTCGGGAGTTTCCTCCCTGGCTGGAGCTGCTAACAATGAAGAGA GTAGCACCGACTTCGATCCGGAACACAGCCGCAGGGACAGCCCGAGAAGCGGCTCTAGCGAAGTTAAATTCGCGCCAAATAACTCACGCTACGCAGCAGATAGTCCCATCTATGCAGTTCCGAGTTTGAAGGACGAGTCAGACGATGATGAGCACTCGGAAGAGGACACCTCGAATAGCCTGAAGGATGAGAGGCTCGTGCTGATCAAGCTGCAGCAGGAGTACTACCGATGTGAAAACGCCCGGGCAGCCGAGAAGCACAAGATTGAGATGGAAAAGCAGAAATATGAACTGGAGCAGCGCAAGGTGGAGCTGCGAAATATGCGCCTTAAAAGCGAACTTCTCGAAGCGGAAATTGTGGAAAAGCGACGAAAAGTCGGGCCAAAGCAGTCTTCTTCCTAA
- the LOC6526435 gene encoding leucine-rich repeat and fibronectin type-III domain-containing protein 2 isoform X1 → MRPGRTTTALPAGSTPLLLLLLLPLILGRLHLAHAQCPWQRDVPDLQTSCICAYNLGRELSVQCDQVDFSQLLAAMNTHARLKPVDLLYVNNSTISELPNAVFSNLSLHNVQLSSCGIQRIATGAFKGQESVLRNLNLQDNLLADVPVEALKVLGKLNLLDLSKNQLTHIPDDAFVGLTKLSTLKLNDNNVTLASNAFRGLEQSLKNLNLKGTKQRKVPESIRGLKSLAFLDLSQNGIKELPGAGGIRVFDGLDALTALNLERNLIQSIGETAFAGVRKTLSSLSLLNNLLAEFPIGAVHSLKELRVLDIGFNLLTSLPEAAFRGNPGITLLALDGNPLSSVPEGAFAHLNATLRGLSLGGRFLHCDCKLRWVAEWIRNGDLQVTSRERNPQFCGTPPRFRDRGFYSIQPEELSCPDIADAALRGPVGLADNLKPTLPSSPDSVEYETDTGTGTGTVGTGTGTGTGTAASAPVTSSVSSSTSTTTPTTTTTTTTAEPTTRRSTTRQPTKSTTTISASTASPAASAPVNGTGTVQATSITTSSSSSSSSSTSTSTGHGNGKQAPGWRQGVTNGNGNGAGAGGLHKPQRPPLVLGYPPQRGTRIDDANEVQVKHAFRQDSSVIIQWDSDTANILGFRVVYRLFGEKAFKQGPPLESSEREFKIKNVPAQECIIVCVISLEELHVTPETVPYQQCREVRTVASQASNMDKITIAASAAICGTIIVAVIVFIAASRRSRKLQSSQQKSPLPIGGLPVNCCGPTGSPGPLGSIATLSAFNNHKEWDQVSAYSGRSIPRPRIYPVEQPDDMRSHFSGMPGKVGKSSRSLADGQSQHSFSNNSHRGYLGSAFPSNLVNSRPELRQSRQSLAAASERMSRASYAGSIHGGNGGGGGLGGNGGGGGGNGLPVSSLMAMSGMVGGGGPASIASSARRSRPRSRSREQLNTTHIHNHRPGSRYSQAGSTHTLNNYCDTSDNWTDHDMDIYMARNPTTRNGLVPL, encoded by the exons ATGAGACCAGGCCGAACGACAACAGCTTTACCAGCAGGGAGCACGcccctgctcctgctcctgctactGCCACTCATCCTGGGCAGGCTCCACTTGGCCCACGCCCAGTGTCCTTGGCAGAGGGATGTGCCCGACCTGCAGACGAGCTGCATCTGCGCCTACAATCTGGGCAGGGAGCTATCCGTGCAGTGCGATCAG GTGGACTTTTCGCAACTCCTGGCTGCGATGAACACCCACGCCCGCCTGAAGCCCGTGGATTTGCTGTACGTGAACAACTCCACGATTTCCGAGTTGCCCAATGCCGTCTTCAGCAATTTGAGCCTGCACAATGTGCAGCTCTCGAGCTGCGGCATCCAGAGGATTGCAACGGGTGCCTTTAAGGGGCAGGAGTCGGTGTTGCGGAATCTCAATCTGCAGGATAATCTGCTGGCCGACGTGCCAGTTGAGGCGCTCAAGGTGCTGGGCAAGCTGAATCTGCTGGATTTGTCCAAAAATCAGCTCACTCACATTCCCGACGACGCCTTTGTGGGCCTGACCAAGCTCTCCACCCTCAAGCTCAATGATAACAATGTCACCCTGGCCAGCAATGCATTCAGGGGCCTGGAGCAGAGCCTAAAGAACCTGAATCTGAAGGGCACCAAGCAGCGAAAGGTGCCGGAAAGTATCAGGGGTCTGAAGAGCCTGGCCTTCCTGGATCTCTCCCAGAATGGCATCAAAGAACTGCCCGGTGCGGGCGGCATTCGGGTGTTCGATGGTCTGGACGCTCTGACTGCCCTGAATCTGGAGCGGAATCTCATCCAGAGCATTGGCGAAACGGCATTTGCTGGCGTGCGAAAAACACTGAGCTCGCTGAGTTTGCTCAACAATCTGTTGGCGGAATTTCCCATTGGAGCCGTGCACTCGCTGAAGGAGCTGCGTGTCCTGGACATTGGCTTCAATCTGCTGACCAGCCTGCCGGAGGCCGCCTTCCGGGGCAATCCGGGCATCACCCTGCTGGCCCTGGACGGAAATCCACTGAGCAGCGTGCCCGAAGGCGCCTTCGCCCACCTGAATGCCACACTCCGCGGACTCTCCCTCGGCGGCAGGTTCCTCCACTGCGACTGCAAGCTGCGTTGGGTGGCCGAGTGGATTCGCAACGGCGACTTGCAG GTTACATCGCGCGAACGGAATCCCCAGTTCTGTGGCACCCCACCACGCTTCCGGGACCGAGGCTTCTACTCCATTCAGCCGGAGGAGCTCAGCTGCCCGGACATTGCCGATGCGGCCCTCCGTGGACCCGTCGGCCTCGCCGATAACCTGAAGCCGACACTGCCATCGTCGCCCGACTCCGTGGAATATGAAACTGACACGGGCACGGGCACGGGTACAGTGGGcactgggactgggactggcACTGGCACGGCAGCCTCGGCTCCGGTGACCAGCAGTGTGAGCAGCTCCACCTCGACAACGACAcccacaacaaccacaacgacaaccACAGCGGAGCCAACGACCAGGAGGAGCACG ACGCGTCAGCCGACCAAGTCGACTACAACGATATCGGCCAGCACAGCCTCGCCAGCTGCCAGTGCGCCGGTGAATGGAACGGGCACAGTGCAGGCCACCTCCATCACGAcgagcagcagctcctcctcctcatcctccacgtccacgtccacggGTCACGGCAATGGCAAGCAGGCGCCCGGCTGGCGCCAAGGAGTGaccaatggcaatggcaatggtgCTGGAGCAGGAGGCCTCCACAAGCCGCAGAGGCCACCACTGGTCCTGGGCTATCCACCGCAGCGGGGCACTCGCATCGACGATGCCAACGAGGTGCAGGTGAAGCACGCGTTCCGCCAGGACAGCTCCGTGATCATCCAGTGGGACTCGGACACGGCGAATATCCTGGGATTCCGCGTCGTCTATCGCCTGTTCGGCGAGAAGGCCTTCAAGCAGGGACCACCGCTGGAGTCCAGCGAGCGCGAGTTCAAGATCAAGAATGTCCCCGCCCAGGAGTGCATCATCGTGTGCGTCATCtcgctggaggagctgcacgTGACCCCCGAAACGGTTCCCTACCAGCAGTGTCGCGAAGTTCGCACTGTCGCCTCGCAGGCCTCCAACATGGACAAGATAACGATTGCGGCCAGTGCGGCCATTTGTGGCACCATCATTGTGGCCGTGATTGTCTTCATCGCTGCCAGCAG ACGCTCCCGCAAACTGCAGAGCAGCCAGCAGAAGAGTCCGCTGCCAATTGGAGGTCTGCCCGTTAATTGCTGCGGTCCGACCGGTTCACCTGGACCACTTGGCTCCATTGCCACGCTATCGGCATTTAACAATCACAAG GAATGGGATCAAGTGTCGGCCTACAGTGGTCGCTCGATACCGCGGCCGCGCATCTATCCCGTGGAGCAGCCGGACGACATGAGGAGCCACTTCTCCGGAATGCCCGGCAAGGTGGGCAAATCGAG TAGATCCCTGGCGGATGGACAGTCGCAGCACAGCTTCTCGAACAACTCGCACCGCGGCTACTTGGGCAGCGCCTTCCCCTCGAACCTGGTCAACTCCCGGCCGGAACTGCGGCAATCCCGCCAATCCCTGGCCGCCGCCTCGGAGCGCATGTCGCGTGCCTCCTATGCGGGCTCCATTCACGGCGGCAacggaggaggcggtggcctGGGCGGCaacggaggaggaggcggtggcaaCGGACTGCCCGTGAGCAGCCTGATGGCCATGAGCGGAATGGTGGGCGGCGGCGGACCGGCCAGCATCGCCTCCAGTGCCCGGAGATCGCGACCGCGCTCCAGATCCCGCGAGCAGCTGAACACCACCCACATACACAACCATCGACCGGGAAGTCG ATACTCGCAGGCGGGATCGACGCACACGCTGAACAACTACTGCGATACATCGGACAACTGGACGGATCACGACATGGACATCTATATGGCCCGCAATCCGACGACGCGCAACGGTTTAGTGCCATTATGA
- the LOC6526435 gene encoding leucine-rich repeat and fibronectin type-III domain-containing protein 2 isoform X3: protein MRPGRTTTALPAGSTPLLLLLLLPLILGRLHLAHAQCPWQRDVPDLQTSCICAYNLGRELSVQCDQVDFSQLLAAMNTHARLKPVDLLYVNNSTISELPNAVFSNLSLHNVQLSSCGIQRIATGAFKGQESVLRNLNLQDNLLADVPVEALKVLGKLNLLDLSKNQLTHIPDDAFVGLTKLSTLKLNDNNVTLASNAFRGLEQSLKNLNLKGTKQRKVPESIRGLKSLAFLDLSQNGIKELPGAGGIRVFDGLDALTALNLERNLIQSIGETAFAGVRKTLSSLSLLNNLLAEFPIGAVHSLKELRVLDIGFNLLTSLPEAAFRGNPGITLLALDGNPLSSVPEGAFAHLNATLRGLSLGGRFLHCDCKLRWVAEWIRNGDLQVTSRERNPQFCGTPPRFRDRGFYSIQPEELSCPDIADAALRGPVGLADNLKPTLPSSPDSVEYETDTGTGTGTVGTGTGTGTGTAASAPVTSSVSSSTSTTTPTTTTTTTTAEPTTRRSTTRQPTKSTTTISASTASPAASAPVNGTGTVQATSITTSSSSSSSSSTSTSTGHGNGKQAPGWRQGVTNGNGNGAGAGGLHKPQRPPLVLGYPPQRGTRIDDANEVQVKHAFRQDSSVIIQWDSDTANILGFRVVYRLFGEKAFKQGPPLESSEREFKIKNVPAQECIIVCVISLEELHVTPETVPYQQCREVRTVASQASNMDKITIAASAAICGTIIVAVIVFIAASRRSRKLQSSQQKSPLPIGGLPVNCCGPTGSPGPLGSIATLSAFNNHKEWDQVSAYSGRSIPRPRIYPVEQPDDMRSHFSGMPGKVGKSRYSQAGSTHTLNNYCDTSDNWTDHDMDIYMARNPTTRNGLVPL, encoded by the exons ATGAGACCAGGCCGAACGACAACAGCTTTACCAGCAGGGAGCACGcccctgctcctgctcctgctactGCCACTCATCCTGGGCAGGCTCCACTTGGCCCACGCCCAGTGTCCTTGGCAGAGGGATGTGCCCGACCTGCAGACGAGCTGCATCTGCGCCTACAATCTGGGCAGGGAGCTATCCGTGCAGTGCGATCAG GTGGACTTTTCGCAACTCCTGGCTGCGATGAACACCCACGCCCGCCTGAAGCCCGTGGATTTGCTGTACGTGAACAACTCCACGATTTCCGAGTTGCCCAATGCCGTCTTCAGCAATTTGAGCCTGCACAATGTGCAGCTCTCGAGCTGCGGCATCCAGAGGATTGCAACGGGTGCCTTTAAGGGGCAGGAGTCGGTGTTGCGGAATCTCAATCTGCAGGATAATCTGCTGGCCGACGTGCCAGTTGAGGCGCTCAAGGTGCTGGGCAAGCTGAATCTGCTGGATTTGTCCAAAAATCAGCTCACTCACATTCCCGACGACGCCTTTGTGGGCCTGACCAAGCTCTCCACCCTCAAGCTCAATGATAACAATGTCACCCTGGCCAGCAATGCATTCAGGGGCCTGGAGCAGAGCCTAAAGAACCTGAATCTGAAGGGCACCAAGCAGCGAAAGGTGCCGGAAAGTATCAGGGGTCTGAAGAGCCTGGCCTTCCTGGATCTCTCCCAGAATGGCATCAAAGAACTGCCCGGTGCGGGCGGCATTCGGGTGTTCGATGGTCTGGACGCTCTGACTGCCCTGAATCTGGAGCGGAATCTCATCCAGAGCATTGGCGAAACGGCATTTGCTGGCGTGCGAAAAACACTGAGCTCGCTGAGTTTGCTCAACAATCTGTTGGCGGAATTTCCCATTGGAGCCGTGCACTCGCTGAAGGAGCTGCGTGTCCTGGACATTGGCTTCAATCTGCTGACCAGCCTGCCGGAGGCCGCCTTCCGGGGCAATCCGGGCATCACCCTGCTGGCCCTGGACGGAAATCCACTGAGCAGCGTGCCCGAAGGCGCCTTCGCCCACCTGAATGCCACACTCCGCGGACTCTCCCTCGGCGGCAGGTTCCTCCACTGCGACTGCAAGCTGCGTTGGGTGGCCGAGTGGATTCGCAACGGCGACTTGCAG GTTACATCGCGCGAACGGAATCCCCAGTTCTGTGGCACCCCACCACGCTTCCGGGACCGAGGCTTCTACTCCATTCAGCCGGAGGAGCTCAGCTGCCCGGACATTGCCGATGCGGCCCTCCGTGGACCCGTCGGCCTCGCCGATAACCTGAAGCCGACACTGCCATCGTCGCCCGACTCCGTGGAATATGAAACTGACACGGGCACGGGCACGGGTACAGTGGGcactgggactgggactggcACTGGCACGGCAGCCTCGGCTCCGGTGACCAGCAGTGTGAGCAGCTCCACCTCGACAACGACAcccacaacaaccacaacgacaaccACAGCGGAGCCAACGACCAGGAGGAGCACG ACGCGTCAGCCGACCAAGTCGACTACAACGATATCGGCCAGCACAGCCTCGCCAGCTGCCAGTGCGCCGGTGAATGGAACGGGCACAGTGCAGGCCACCTCCATCACGAcgagcagcagctcctcctcctcatcctccacgtccacgtccacggGTCACGGCAATGGCAAGCAGGCGCCCGGCTGGCGCCAAGGAGTGaccaatggcaatggcaatggtgCTGGAGCAGGAGGCCTCCACAAGCCGCAGAGGCCACCACTGGTCCTGGGCTATCCACCGCAGCGGGGCACTCGCATCGACGATGCCAACGAGGTGCAGGTGAAGCACGCGTTCCGCCAGGACAGCTCCGTGATCATCCAGTGGGACTCGGACACGGCGAATATCCTGGGATTCCGCGTCGTCTATCGCCTGTTCGGCGAGAAGGCCTTCAAGCAGGGACCACCGCTGGAGTCCAGCGAGCGCGAGTTCAAGATCAAGAATGTCCCCGCCCAGGAGTGCATCATCGTGTGCGTCATCtcgctggaggagctgcacgTGACCCCCGAAACGGTTCCCTACCAGCAGTGTCGCGAAGTTCGCACTGTCGCCTCGCAGGCCTCCAACATGGACAAGATAACGATTGCGGCCAGTGCGGCCATTTGTGGCACCATCATTGTGGCCGTGATTGTCTTCATCGCTGCCAGCAG ACGCTCCCGCAAACTGCAGAGCAGCCAGCAGAAGAGTCCGCTGCCAATTGGAGGTCTGCCCGTTAATTGCTGCGGTCCGACCGGTTCACCTGGACCACTTGGCTCCATTGCCACGCTATCGGCATTTAACAATCACAAG GAATGGGATCAAGTGTCGGCCTACAGTGGTCGCTCGATACCGCGGCCGCGCATCTATCCCGTGGAGCAGCCGGACGACATGAGGAGCCACTTCTCCGGAATGCCCGGCAAGGTGGGCAAATCGAG ATACTCGCAGGCGGGATCGACGCACACGCTGAACAACTACTGCGATACATCGGACAACTGGACGGATCACGACATGGACATCTATATGGCCCGCAATCCGACGACGCGCAACGGTTTAGTGCCATTATGA
- the LOC6526437 gene encoding cytochrome b-c1 complex subunit Rieske, mitochondrial has translation MMNAVSRAYVRGGAQVLSTGLKASGVAVNSMANRQAHTDLQVPDFSPYRRESVKDSRRRNETAEERKAFSYLMVGAGAVGGAYAAKGLVNTFIGSMSASAEVLAMAKIEIKLADIPEGKSVTFKWRGKPLFIRHRTAAEIETERNVPTSTLRDPEADDQRVIKPEWLVVIGVCTHLGCVPIANAGDWGGYYCPCHGSHYDASGRIRKGPAPLNLEVPTHEFPNEGLLVVG, from the exons ATGATGAACGCCGTGTCGCGTGCTTACGTCAGAGGCGGAGCCCAGGTCCTCTCCACGGGATTGAAGGCGAGCGGCGTGGCCGTCAACTCGATGG CCAACCGCCAGGCACACACTGACCTGCAGGTGCCGGACTTCTCCCCATACCGCCGGGAGTCCGTGAAGGACAGTCGTCGCCGCAACGAGACCGCCGAGGAGCGCAAGGCCTTCTCCTACTTGATGGTCGGCGCTGGAGCCGTGGGCGGTGCCTATGCGGCCAAGGGTCTGGTCAACACCTTCATCGGATCGATGAGCGCCTCCGCCGAAGTGCTGGCCATGGCCAAGATCGAGATCAAGCTGGCCGACATCCCGGAGGGCAAGTCTGTTACCTTCAAGTGGCGTGGAAAGCCTCTGTTCATCCGCCACCGTACCGCCGCGGAAATCGAGACCGAGCGAAATGTGCCCACATCCACGCTGCGCGACCCGGAAGCTGATGAT CAACGTGTGATCAAGCCCGAGTGGCTGGTGGTCATCGGAGTGTGCACGCATCTGGGTTGTGTGCCCATCGCGAACGCCGGCGACTGGGGCGGCTACTACTGCCCCTGCCACGGCTCCCACTACGACGCCTCCGGAAGGATCCGCAAGGGACCCGCGCCCCTCAACTTGGAGGTGCCCACCCACGAGTTCCCCAACGAGGGCCTGCTCGTTGTCGGCTAG
- the LOC6526435 gene encoding leucine-rich repeat and fibronectin type-III domain-containing protein 2 isoform X2 — translation MRPGRTTTALPAGSTPLLLLLLLPLILGRLHLAHAQCPWQRDVPDLQTSCICAYNLGRELSVQCDQVDFSQLLAAMNTHARLKPVDLLYVNNSTISELPNAVFSNLSLHNVQLSSCGIQRIATGAFKGQESVLRNLNLQDNLLADVPVEALKVLGKLNLLDLSKNQLTHIPDDAFVGLTKLSTLKLNDNNVTLASNAFRGLEQSLKNLNLKGTKQRKVPESIRGLKSLAFLDLSQNGIKELPGAGGIRVFDGLDALTALNLERNLIQSIGETAFAGVRKTLSSLSLLNNLLAEFPIGAVHSLKELRVLDIGFNLLTSLPEAAFRGNPGITLLALDGNPLSSVPEGAFAHLNATLRGLSLGGRFLHCDCKLRWVAEWIRNGDLQVTSRERNPQFCGTPPRFRDRGFYSIQPEELSCPDIADAALRGPVGLADNLKPTLPSSPDSVEYETDTGTGTGTVGTGTGTGTGTAASAPVTSSVSSSTSTTTPTTTTTTTTAEPTTRRSTTRQPTKSTTTISASTASPAASAPVNGTGTVQATSITTSSSSSSSSSTSTSTGHGNGKQAPGWRQGVTNGNGNGAGAGGLHKPQRPPLVLGYPPQRGTRIDDANEVQVKHAFRQDSSVIIQWDSDTANILGFRVVYRLFGEKAFKQGPPLESSEREFKIKNVPAQECIIVCVISLEELHVTPETVPYQQCREVRTVASQASNMDKITIAASAAICGTIIVAVIVFIAASRRSRKLQSSQQKSPLPIGGLPVNCCGPTGSPGPLGSIATLSAFNNHKEWDQVSAYSGRSIPRPRIYPVEQPDDMRSHFSGMPGKVGKSRSLADGQSQHSFSNNSHRGYLGSAFPSNLVNSRPELRQSRQSLAAASERMSRASYAGSIHGGNGGGGGLGGNGGGGGGNGLPVSSLMAMSGMVGGGGPASIASSARRSRPRSRSREQLNTTHIHNHRPGSRYSQAGSTHTLNNYCDTSDNWTDHDMDIYMARNPTTRNGLVPL, via the exons ATGAGACCAGGCCGAACGACAACAGCTTTACCAGCAGGGAGCACGcccctgctcctgctcctgctactGCCACTCATCCTGGGCAGGCTCCACTTGGCCCACGCCCAGTGTCCTTGGCAGAGGGATGTGCCCGACCTGCAGACGAGCTGCATCTGCGCCTACAATCTGGGCAGGGAGCTATCCGTGCAGTGCGATCAG GTGGACTTTTCGCAACTCCTGGCTGCGATGAACACCCACGCCCGCCTGAAGCCCGTGGATTTGCTGTACGTGAACAACTCCACGATTTCCGAGTTGCCCAATGCCGTCTTCAGCAATTTGAGCCTGCACAATGTGCAGCTCTCGAGCTGCGGCATCCAGAGGATTGCAACGGGTGCCTTTAAGGGGCAGGAGTCGGTGTTGCGGAATCTCAATCTGCAGGATAATCTGCTGGCCGACGTGCCAGTTGAGGCGCTCAAGGTGCTGGGCAAGCTGAATCTGCTGGATTTGTCCAAAAATCAGCTCACTCACATTCCCGACGACGCCTTTGTGGGCCTGACCAAGCTCTCCACCCTCAAGCTCAATGATAACAATGTCACCCTGGCCAGCAATGCATTCAGGGGCCTGGAGCAGAGCCTAAAGAACCTGAATCTGAAGGGCACCAAGCAGCGAAAGGTGCCGGAAAGTATCAGGGGTCTGAAGAGCCTGGCCTTCCTGGATCTCTCCCAGAATGGCATCAAAGAACTGCCCGGTGCGGGCGGCATTCGGGTGTTCGATGGTCTGGACGCTCTGACTGCCCTGAATCTGGAGCGGAATCTCATCCAGAGCATTGGCGAAACGGCATTTGCTGGCGTGCGAAAAACACTGAGCTCGCTGAGTTTGCTCAACAATCTGTTGGCGGAATTTCCCATTGGAGCCGTGCACTCGCTGAAGGAGCTGCGTGTCCTGGACATTGGCTTCAATCTGCTGACCAGCCTGCCGGAGGCCGCCTTCCGGGGCAATCCGGGCATCACCCTGCTGGCCCTGGACGGAAATCCACTGAGCAGCGTGCCCGAAGGCGCCTTCGCCCACCTGAATGCCACACTCCGCGGACTCTCCCTCGGCGGCAGGTTCCTCCACTGCGACTGCAAGCTGCGTTGGGTGGCCGAGTGGATTCGCAACGGCGACTTGCAG GTTACATCGCGCGAACGGAATCCCCAGTTCTGTGGCACCCCACCACGCTTCCGGGACCGAGGCTTCTACTCCATTCAGCCGGAGGAGCTCAGCTGCCCGGACATTGCCGATGCGGCCCTCCGTGGACCCGTCGGCCTCGCCGATAACCTGAAGCCGACACTGCCATCGTCGCCCGACTCCGTGGAATATGAAACTGACACGGGCACGGGCACGGGTACAGTGGGcactgggactgggactggcACTGGCACGGCAGCCTCGGCTCCGGTGACCAGCAGTGTGAGCAGCTCCACCTCGACAACGACAcccacaacaaccacaacgacaaccACAGCGGAGCCAACGACCAGGAGGAGCACG ACGCGTCAGCCGACCAAGTCGACTACAACGATATCGGCCAGCACAGCCTCGCCAGCTGCCAGTGCGCCGGTGAATGGAACGGGCACAGTGCAGGCCACCTCCATCACGAcgagcagcagctcctcctcctcatcctccacgtccacgtccacggGTCACGGCAATGGCAAGCAGGCGCCCGGCTGGCGCCAAGGAGTGaccaatggcaatggcaatggtgCTGGAGCAGGAGGCCTCCACAAGCCGCAGAGGCCACCACTGGTCCTGGGCTATCCACCGCAGCGGGGCACTCGCATCGACGATGCCAACGAGGTGCAGGTGAAGCACGCGTTCCGCCAGGACAGCTCCGTGATCATCCAGTGGGACTCGGACACGGCGAATATCCTGGGATTCCGCGTCGTCTATCGCCTGTTCGGCGAGAAGGCCTTCAAGCAGGGACCACCGCTGGAGTCCAGCGAGCGCGAGTTCAAGATCAAGAATGTCCCCGCCCAGGAGTGCATCATCGTGTGCGTCATCtcgctggaggagctgcacgTGACCCCCGAAACGGTTCCCTACCAGCAGTGTCGCGAAGTTCGCACTGTCGCCTCGCAGGCCTCCAACATGGACAAGATAACGATTGCGGCCAGTGCGGCCATTTGTGGCACCATCATTGTGGCCGTGATTGTCTTCATCGCTGCCAGCAG ACGCTCCCGCAAACTGCAGAGCAGCCAGCAGAAGAGTCCGCTGCCAATTGGAGGTCTGCCCGTTAATTGCTGCGGTCCGACCGGTTCACCTGGACCACTTGGCTCCATTGCCACGCTATCGGCATTTAACAATCACAAG GAATGGGATCAAGTGTCGGCCTACAGTGGTCGCTCGATACCGCGGCCGCGCATCTATCCCGTGGAGCAGCCGGACGACATGAGGAGCCACTTCTCCGGAATGCCCGGCAAGGTGGGCAAATCGAG ATCCCTGGCGGATGGACAGTCGCAGCACAGCTTCTCGAACAACTCGCACCGCGGCTACTTGGGCAGCGCCTTCCCCTCGAACCTGGTCAACTCCCGGCCGGAACTGCGGCAATCCCGCCAATCCCTGGCCGCCGCCTCGGAGCGCATGTCGCGTGCCTCCTATGCGGGCTCCATTCACGGCGGCAacggaggaggcggtggcctGGGCGGCaacggaggaggaggcggtggcaaCGGACTGCCCGTGAGCAGCCTGATGGCCATGAGCGGAATGGTGGGCGGCGGCGGACCGGCCAGCATCGCCTCCAGTGCCCGGAGATCGCGACCGCGCTCCAGATCCCGCGAGCAGCTGAACACCACCCACATACACAACCATCGACCGGGAAGTCG ATACTCGCAGGCGGGATCGACGCACACGCTGAACAACTACTGCGATACATCGGACAACTGGACGGATCACGACATGGACATCTATATGGCCCGCAATCCGACGACGCGCAACGGTTTAGTGCCATTATGA